A genomic window from Silene latifolia isolate original U9 population chromosome 11, ASM4854445v1, whole genome shotgun sequence includes:
- the LOC141611603 gene encoding cyclin-D3-1: MAIFQHEQCSSSLLDELYCEEEKWVDEEEIDDNNNNNNNNNQSFIVPIMLLEQDMFWEDDELESLFTKEKQGVFNEISLISARKQAVEWMLKVNSLYGFCALTSILSVNYFDRCISSIPFIQQVKPWTVQLAAVTCLSLAAKVEETDVPFLLDLQVEGARPVFEPRDIQKMELLVLSTLEWKMHPVTPLSFLDHIIRRLGLKNQLHWEFLKRCEELLLSLLSDWRFVSYLPSVLATATMMHVINQIQHCNSLDYQTQLLSVLNISKEKVNDCYELIVEKLSWSTTEKGNPSSKRKFDEMTTIPTSPSGVMDAYNFSSESSNDSWTANSNTISGPLLSASSSVSSSPVMSQKKGRVHQQPMPLQLPPLSRVFVDLIASPR; this comes from the exons ATGGCAATTTTTCAGCATGAACAGTGCAGTTCTTCTCTGTTAGATGAACTTTACTGTGAAGAAGAAAAATGGGTAGAtgaagaagaaattgatgataataataataataataataataataatcagtcATTTATTGTACCAATAATGTTGTTAGAACAAGACATGTTTTGGGAAGATGATGAACTTGAATCTTTGTTTACTAAAGAAAAACAAGGAGTTTTTAATGAGATATCTTTGATTTCTGCAAGAAAACAGGCTGTTGAATGGATGTTAAAGGTCAATTCTTTATATGGGTTTTGTGCTTTAACATCCATTTTAAGTGTTAATTACTTTGATAGATGTATTTCTAGCATTCCCTTTATTCAACAAGTTAAGCCTTGGACTGTTCAACTTGCTGCTGTTACTTGTCTTTCCCTTGCTGCTAAAGTTGAAGAAACTGATGTCCCTTTTCTCCTTGACCTACAA GTAGAAGGAGCAAGACCAGTGTTCGAACCAAGAGACATACAAAAGATGGAATTATTGGTATTATCAACACTAGAGTGGAAAATGCATCCAGTGACACCACTTTCATTTCTTGATCATATAATCCGACGGCTAGGATTAAAGAATCAGCTTCATTGGGAGTTTCTCAAGAGATGTGAAGAGCTTTTGCTTTCTCTTCTTTCTG ATTGGAGATTTGTCAGCTATCTGCCTTCTGTGTTGGCTACTGCAACAATGATGCATGTTATTAACCAGATTCAGCATTGCAACTCTCTTGATTATCAAACTCAACTTTTGAGTGTGCTTAATATTAGCAAG GAGAAGGTGAATGATTGCTATGAATTGATTGTAGAGAAATTATCATGGAGCACCACCGAAAAGGGCAATCCCAGTTCCAAGAGGAAGTTTGATGAAATGACCACAATTCCAACTAGTCCAAGTGGAGTGATGGATGCATACAACTTTAGTAGTGAGAGCTCAAATGATTCATGGACAGCTAATAGTAACACCATTTCCGGGCCGTTATTGTCGGCCTCCTCGTCAGTTTCCTCCTCTCCAGTGATGAGTCAGAAGAAGGGAAGAGTTCACCAACAGCCAATGCCACTGCAATTGCCTCCTCTCTCTCgagtttttgtggatttaattgcAAGTCCTCGTTGA